A section of the Pseudanabaena mucicola str. Chao 1806 genome encodes:
- a CDS encoding aldo/keto reductase encodes MQTTKLGSNGSTVTALGVGTWAWGDTLFWAYGKDFGAKDVEGAFKASVDAGVTFFDTAEVYGLGESERLLGKFSKQTSQPIQIATKYFPLPWRWSRSSIVDALTSSLERLQTAQISLYQIHWPLEFILKTKDFMEILADEVKKGRIQSVGVSNYSATQMTFAHQYLSEKGIPLAVNQVPYSLLNKQIEQNEVLAKSQQLGITILAYSPLAQGLLTGKYTPETLKDLQGARRLDARFSPQGLQKLEPLFSTLNDLSEKYDKTPAQISLNWLISQGNVIPIPGAKNANQAKQNAGALGWALTKEEVELLRQKSN; translated from the coding sequence ATGCAAACCACTAAATTAGGTTCCAATGGGTCAACTGTAACAGCACTTGGTGTAGGCACATGGGCGTGGGGAGATACACTTTTTTGGGCTTATGGCAAGGATTTTGGGGCAAAGGATGTAGAAGGAGCTTTTAAAGCTTCGGTGGATGCAGGGGTCACCTTTTTTGATACTGCTGAAGTTTATGGTTTAGGTGAATCGGAACGATTGCTTGGTAAGTTTAGTAAGCAAACTTCGCAACCAATCCAGATCGCGACAAAGTATTTCCCACTGCCTTGGCGTTGGAGTCGCTCATCAATAGTTGATGCTCTTACCTCTAGTTTGGAGCGTTTGCAGACTGCACAAATTAGTCTTTATCAAATCCACTGGCCCTTAGAATTTATCCTCAAAACCAAAGACTTTATGGAGATTTTAGCTGATGAGGTAAAGAAAGGACGTATTCAATCAGTTGGTGTAAGTAACTATTCCGCAACACAGATGACTTTTGCCCATCAGTATCTTTCTGAAAAGGGCATTCCTCTAGCTGTGAATCAAGTTCCCTATTCTCTCTTAAACAAACAAATTGAACAAAATGAAGTTCTCGCAAAGTCGCAACAATTGGGTATAACAATTCTTGCCTATAGTCCCCTTGCTCAAGGTTTACTTACTGGTAAATACACGCCAGAGACTTTGAAGGACTTACAAGGTGCGCGTCGTCTTGATGCTCGATTTAGTCCTCAAGGTTTACAAAAGCTTGAGCCACTATTCTCAACCTTAAATGATCTTTCTGAAAAGTATGACAAAACCCCTGCACAGATTTCTTTGAATTGGCTAATATCTCAAGGAAACGTCATTCCTATCCCTGGAGCAAAGAATGCTAATCAAGCTAAACAAAATGCAGGAGCATTAGGATGGGCTTTGACTAAAGAGGAAGTTGAACTACTTCGTCAAAAAAGCAACTAA
- a CDS encoding polysaccharide deacetylase family protein, with amino-acid sequence MNVIWIVLALAALGTGMGAAIASRFVSYRTDFTIVEIPDTNLDNSVAKSRNLPSFCQYNALNSVTASLYQVRAINAFANDPLPTLSNLSNAINADLVASFNPAPFPQISDRARGAKVPIIMYHDITATKDVEWDVTPDDLEKHFQALQDGGYTPITMDRLVNHLRTGSQLPEKPVLLTFDDNYIGQYKYAFPLLKRYNYPAVWSVHTRFVGTAGKKPKATWDQLREMQKSGLITIASHTVNHLNMKNLSNTELELEVMESKKTLEKELGVTIDYFTYPEGDFTERAKNKVKDAGYKAALSMSLDPRQERSANESDDLLSVMRFGQSRFSESIEQASGGISASQVSLLPTVSNGSIDFTTPVEKKKVTVDGLPLTLVYGGRAVTAHADKRAQVAEILAITPNAIAAVDGGFFSLERIDGNTMIGPVMSQFSSNAGVFKIGNKGENPLLNGRPLVLISPSAVKFIPFNAAKHNSLEAVKAELSDVTDAFVAAGWLVRDGKPQSAESFGKLYGFDASRDRAFWGIDRSGRPVIGVTMEMIDSVGLGKILAKAGLQDVVMLDSGASAALAYRGKSVMAYEPRPVPHIVALLPPDPTPVETTDKLNCPVSLNQ; translated from the coding sequence ATGAACGTGATTTGGATCGTGCTAGCATTAGCAGCCCTCGGTACTGGCATGGGTGCGGCTATAGCTTCACGATTTGTATCCTATCGAACTGACTTCACCATTGTAGAAATTCCTGATACAAACCTAGATAATTCCGTTGCCAAATCCAGAAATTTGCCTTCATTTTGCCAGTACAATGCGCTGAACTCGGTAACAGCTTCGCTATATCAGGTCAGAGCAATCAATGCGTTCGCTAATGATCCCTTACCGACTCTCTCAAATTTAAGTAATGCGATTAATGCTGATCTCGTCGCTAGCTTTAATCCTGCCCCATTCCCCCAAATTAGCGATCGCGCACGTGGTGCAAAAGTGCCAATCATCATGTATCACGACATTACTGCTACTAAAGATGTGGAGTGGGATGTCACTCCCGATGATCTCGAAAAGCATTTCCAAGCGCTGCAAGACGGTGGATATACACCAATTACGATGGATCGTCTCGTCAACCACTTGCGTACTGGCTCTCAATTGCCAGAGAAGCCTGTATTGCTGACCTTTGATGATAACTATATTGGTCAGTATAAGTACGCTTTCCCCTTGCTCAAAAGATATAACTATCCTGCAGTATGGTCAGTACATACACGCTTTGTCGGTACGGCTGGTAAAAAGCCCAAGGCAACATGGGATCAACTACGGGAAATGCAAAAAAGCGGTTTAATTACCATTGCCTCGCATACGGTAAATCATCTGAATATGAAGAACCTCAGCAATACGGAATTGGAGCTTGAGGTAATGGAATCAAAGAAAACTCTGGAAAAAGAATTGGGTGTGACCATTGATTATTTCACTTATCCTGAAGGTGATTTTACAGAACGCGCTAAGAACAAGGTCAAAGATGCGGGTTACAAAGCGGCGCTGTCAATGAGTCTTGATCCTCGTCAAGAGCGCTCAGCTAATGAATCCGATGATTTGCTCTCAGTTATGCGTTTTGGACAGTCACGCTTCAGTGAGTCGATTGAGCAAGCATCTGGTGGAATTTCCGCAAGTCAAGTTTCACTTTTGCCCACAGTCAGCAATGGTTCAATTGATTTCACCACACCCGTTGAAAAGAAGAAGGTGACAGTTGATGGCTTACCACTCACATTAGTATATGGTGGTCGCGCCGTCACCGCCCATGCCGATAAACGCGCTCAGGTAGCCGAAATTTTAGCTATAACTCCTAATGCGATCGCTGCCGTTGATGGCGGTTTCTTTTCACTCGAACGTATTGATGGTAATACGATGATTGGTCCTGTGATGAGTCAATTCTCCAGCAATGCAGGAGTTTTTAAAATTGGTAATAAAGGTGAAAACCCTCTCCTCAATGGTCGTCCTTTGGTCTTGATTAGTCCTTCCGCAGTTAAATTTATTCCCTTTAACGCTGCTAAGCATAATTCTCTCGAAGCAGTCAAAGCTGAATTATCTGATGTCACCGATGCCTTTGTTGCAGCAGGTTGGCTCGTCCGTGATGGTAAACCCCAATCTGCCGAATCCTTTGGTAAGCTCTATGGTTTTGATGCTAGTCGCGATCGCGCATTCTGGGGAATTGATCGTTCAGGACGACCCGTAATCGGTGTAACAATGGAAATGATCGATTCCGTGGGCTTAGGTAAAATCTTGGCAAAGGCAGGTTTACAAGATGTCGTTATGCTAGATTCAGGAGCGAGTGCTGCTCTTGCCTATCGCGGTAAATCCGTGATGGCTTATGAACCTCGCCCTGTTCCGCACATTGTCGCACTTTTACCCCCCGATCCCACCCCTGTGGAAACTACCGATAAACTTAATTGTCCTGTCAGTTTAAATCAATAG
- a CDS encoding heme o synthase — MPETAIQELTISEENIFSPANLSVKRNWRGVIQDYTELTKPRIIVLLLITTAGAMWIASEGQVDGFLIFITVLGGAIAAASANAFNCLYDRDIDAKMERTSWRPIPSGRIQPLNALIFAITLAVISFTLLAVYANLLAACLAMSGIATYVGIYTIWLKRSSTQNIVIGGAAGAIPPLVGWAAVTGELSWAAWVLFAIIFVWTPPHFWALALMIRDEYAKVGVPMLPVVKGDEVTAQQILLYTLLIIPVSLLLVFPCNVMGLVYAVSAVGLGLAFIYKAKQLLKEPSDRTVARSVFKYSILYLALLCVAMGIDSLPFAHISSQQAIALLQATNQILSSI, encoded by the coding sequence ATGCCAGAAACAGCTATTCAAGAATTAACTATTTCCGAAGAAAATATCTTTTCACCCGCCAATCTGTCCGTGAAACGCAACTGGCGCGGGGTGATCCAAGATTACACCGAATTAACCAAGCCACGGATTATCGTTTTGTTGCTCATTACCACCGCAGGGGCGATGTGGATTGCATCGGAGGGGCAAGTTGACGGATTTTTGATTTTTATTACGGTTTTGGGAGGAGCGATCGCCGCCGCTTCAGCAAATGCGTTTAACTGTTTATATGATCGTGATATTGATGCCAAAATGGAGCGCACCAGTTGGCGACCCATTCCCTCAGGCAGGATTCAGCCGCTTAATGCTTTGATTTTTGCGATCACCCTTGCCGTAATTTCCTTTACTTTGCTAGCGGTCTATGCCAATCTCTTAGCCGCCTGTCTCGCCATGTCGGGTATCGCTACCTACGTTGGTATTTATACGATTTGGTTAAAGCGCTCTAGTACTCAAAATATCGTTATCGGTGGAGCCGCAGGTGCAATTCCACCGCTAGTTGGTTGGGCTGCCGTCACTGGGGAATTAAGTTGGGCTGCATGGGTCTTATTTGCGATTATCTTCGTTTGGACTCCACCCCACTTTTGGGCTTTGGCGCTAATGATTCGCGATGAATATGCGAAGGTCGGTGTCCCGATGTTACCTGTAGTTAAGGGTGATGAGGTAACGGCTCAGCAGATTTTGCTCTATACATTACTAATTATCCCTGTGTCCCTATTATTGGTTTTCCCCTGTAATGTGATGGGGCTGGTTTATGCAGTGTCAGCCGTTGGACTAGGATTAGCATTTATTTACAAGGCAAAGCAGTTACTCAAAGAACCAAGTGATCGTACCGTTGCGCGATCAGTCTTCAAATATTCAATTCTCTATTTAGCACTACTCTGTGTTGCAATGGGAATAGATAGTTTGCCCTTTGCTCATATTTCCAGTCAACAGGCGATTGCCCTGTTACAAGCAACAAATCAAATACTAAGTAGCATCTAA
- a CDS encoding COX15/CtaA family protein: protein MTDSLTSSKPAQASETFANSNPQAKSRFIEPVILIRRIAMGIAIATWMVMAIGSATRVMNAGLACPDWPLCYGSVLPAEQMNLQVFLEWFHRLVASTVGFATIVLFGASWYFRQSLPKWLPWATSGSLSLVVFQGILGGLTVTQLLRFDIVTAHLGTGLLFFSSLLAITTALTNQANLMDTRSVSIKFAWLGLTAAVLTYCQSILGALVASQWALHQCFATQDMCIVLNAHLIGVIPATLASVALVLTVLLAKVIAPILRFLGSLASLLVIAQVAIGYATYKLHLQVEPLTIAHQATGSALLGTLVCFTVLAFRLTKQATSLSQTEHNQAQPAIR, encoded by the coding sequence ATGACTGACTCTTTAACTTCTTCCAAACCAGCGCAAGCGTCTGAAACCTTTGCTAATAGCAATCCTCAAGCTAAAAGCCGATTTATAGAGCCAGTTATCCTCATCCGTCGCATTGCGATGGGAATTGCGATTGCTACTTGGATGGTGATGGCGATCGGTAGTGCTACTCGTGTGATGAATGCAGGTTTGGCTTGTCCAGATTGGCCTCTGTGTTATGGATCGGTGTTGCCTGCGGAGCAGATGAATCTCCAAGTATTTCTAGAATGGTTCCATCGTCTCGTTGCATCTACCGTGGGATTTGCCACAATTGTGTTATTTGGAGCAAGTTGGTATTTTCGCCAGTCTTTACCCAAATGGTTACCTTGGGCAACTTCGGGATCACTATCTCTGGTGGTTTTTCAAGGTATTTTGGGCGGATTGACGGTGACGCAATTACTCAGATTTGATATCGTTACTGCCCATTTGGGAACAGGTTTGTTATTTTTTTCTAGCTTGTTGGCGATCACTACAGCTTTAACTAACCAAGCAAACTTAATGGATACCCGTAGTGTATCCATTAAGTTTGCTTGGTTGGGTTTAACAGCAGCAGTTTTGACTTATTGCCAAAGTATTCTCGGTGCTTTAGTTGCATCTCAATGGGCGCTCCACCAATGTTTTGCGACACAGGATATGTGTATTGTTTTGAATGCACATTTAATCGGCGTAATTCCTGCAACTCTTGCTAGTGTTGCGTTGGTGTTGACAGTATTGCTCGCTAAAGTGATCGCTCCCATATTGAGATTTTTAGGATCATTGGCTAGCTTACTAGTAATTGCCCAAGTCGCGATCGGCTATGCCACTTACAAACTGCATCTGCAAGTCGAACCACTCACGATTGCTCACCAAGCTACAGGTTCGGCATTGCTAGGAACTCTTGTCTGTTTTACTGTATTAGCCTTTAGACTCACTAAACAAGCCACTAGCCTATCTCAAACAGAACACAATCAAGCGCAACCTGCGATTCGCTAA
- a CDS encoding Spy/CpxP family protein refolding chaperone has product MFKSKLFQYCAIAATAAITSGVIVSTTASLQSQSVKYQDQTKVETQKQLQHPNNFAELPESTNKFAANSPNMPSGKVLKQLNLTLEQLQKLKAVRDRDQKQIRELGQKLRQTNKELQDLLAGNEGSDVIRAKHKQVIELQRELQNKHFERMLAMREVLTPQQRRQLKDIMERNRDQLREDMKGRMQNRLENRRERLDKLRDRLTL; this is encoded by the coding sequence ATGTTTAAGTCAAAGCTCTTTCAATATTGCGCGATCGCTGCCACAGCTGCAATCACTAGTGGAGTGATTGTCTCTACTACCGCAAGTTTGCAATCTCAGTCTGTAAAATATCAAGATCAAACCAAAGTTGAGACACAGAAACAATTACAACATCCCAATAATTTTGCCGAGTTGCCTGAATCGACCAATAAATTTGCGGCTAATAGTCCCAATATGCCATCAGGGAAAGTGCTCAAACAGCTAAATCTCACTCTTGAGCAATTACAAAAACTTAAGGCTGTGCGCGATCGCGATCAAAAGCAAATACGTGAACTGGGACAAAAATTACGTCAAACTAATAAGGAATTGCAAGATTTATTAGCTGGTAATGAAGGCAGTGATGTCATTCGAGCGAAGCATAAGCAAGTGATAGAGTTGCAACGGGAATTGCAAAACAAGCATTTTGAACGGATGCTCGCCATGCGTGAAGTCCTGACACCACAACAGAGAAGGCAACTTAAGGACATCATGGAAAGAAATCGTGACCAATTGAGAGAGGATATGAAAGGGCGTATGCAAAATCGTTTAGAAAACCGTAGAGAGCGTCTAGATAAACTACGCGATCGTTTAACCCTATAA
- a CDS encoding sigma-70 family RNA polymerase sigma factor, with protein sequence MFKPLTTNIETSTLTDPDLHLVQASLQGDAHSFKKLYQRHHHKVRSTLFQLCGSDSLDDLVQDVFLRAWKGLGKFRQSSQFSTWLYRIAFNVASDRRKVLAKMRSRNVSVEDEQLENLSDEVIVRDCYQQADLNQMHYQDLIQRGLAKLSEDHQAVLVLHDLEELPQKDIAEILSIPVGTVKSRLFHARSAIRKFLEAQGVEL encoded by the coding sequence ATGTTCAAACCCTTAACTACAAATATCGAAACTTCTACTCTCACTGATCCCGATCTGCATCTAGTGCAAGCGAGCTTGCAAGGTGATGCCCATAGCTTTAAAAAGCTGTATCAACGACATCATCATAAGGTGAGATCAACTCTATTTCAGCTATGTGGCTCCGATAGTTTAGATGACTTAGTGCAGGATGTGTTCCTTAGAGCTTGGAAAGGATTAGGTAAGTTTCGTCAATCTTCCCAATTCTCAACATGGCTCTATCGGATTGCCTTTAATGTGGCAAGCGATCGCCGCAAAGTTCTAGCAAAAATGCGATCGCGCAATGTATCAGTCGAAGATGAGCAACTCGAAAACCTCTCTGATGAGGTGATCGTCCGAGATTGCTATCAGCAGGCAGATTTAAACCAAATGCATTATCAAGATCTGATACAACGCGGTTTAGCCAAGCTTAGTGAAGATCATCAAGCAGTATTAGTACTCCATGATCTTGAAGAGTTACCCCAAAAAGATATCGCCGAAATTTTGTCTATACCCGTCGGCACGGTGAAATCGCGATTATTTCATGCCCGTAGTGCCATCAGAAAGTTTTTGGAAGCGCAAGGAGTCGAACTATGA
- a CDS encoding LmeA family phospholipid-binding protein has translation MSVVSSVLIPIIKLWLRSQVEHIDTLEIEIAGKSRQILSGDIPKANVIGAGARYQGLAVTNIDLCAEAIHLNITQILKGDALRLLDPIRVTIDVELSPEDLQSCLKSPIFIDAITPDAPLIATTDDEIRALLEQLVHKLGDEFTLHELAIADGGAKCRGEFAITAT, from the coding sequence ATGTCCGTTGTTAGTTCTGTATTAATTCCAATCATTAAACTGTGGTTGCGATCACAAGTCGAACATATCGATACTCTCGAAATTGAAATCGCGGGCAAAAGTCGTCAAATTCTAAGTGGTGATATTCCTAAAGCAAATGTAATTGGGGCAGGGGCAAGATATCAAGGTTTAGCCGTAACTAATATCGATCTCTGTGCCGAAGCCATCCATCTGAATATTACCCAAATTCTTAAGGGAGATGCTTTACGACTGCTCGATCCTATTCGCGTGACAATCGATGTCGAGCTATCTCCTGAAGATCTCCAAAGTTGTCTTAAGTCTCCTATTTTTATCGATGCGATCACTCCTGATGCGCCACTGATAGCAACAACTGATGATGAGATTCGCGCTTTACTAGAACAGCTAGTCCATAAACTCGGTGATGAATTTACATTGCATGAACTGGCGATCGCTGATGGTGGCGCAAAATGTCGTGGGGAATTTGCGATTACCGCCACCTAA
- a CDS encoding IS1634 family transposase, protein MTGLKWLTRVPLSIKTASELVSSPTKFQESKCKGYSTAESESDYGGVRQRWILIDSQARRKSDIKKLDKKLEQIQQNCQQDLQILAGQDFACAADAIAAAEKLSTQMKWHQLANIQTVEKPHYAKRGKPQPDALPTSISYRITATVIPIDAVILAQRQRCGRFILATNILDSLQFTADDALREYKAQQGTERGFRFLKDPLFFTSSVFLKSAKRIEALGMIMVLCLLVYNLAQRQLRLALALAQDTIPNQLGKPTNSPTLRWVFQCFMAVHLVSFQNLTQVANLSPLRLHILNFFSPSCQRYYLFPLPLS, encoded by the coding sequence ATGACAGGACTAAAATGGCTGACCCGAGTGCCCTTAAGCATCAAAACCGCCAGTGAATTGGTGTCCAGCCCAACTAAGTTTCAAGAAAGTAAATGTAAGGGATACAGTACAGCCGAATCTGAGAGTGATTATGGTGGGGTAAGACAACGATGGATTTTAATTGATAGCCAAGCAAGGCGAAAATCAGACATCAAAAAGTTAGACAAAAAGCTTGAGCAAATTCAGCAAAACTGTCAACAAGATTTACAAATTCTGGCGGGACAAGATTTTGCTTGTGCTGCCGACGCGATCGCTGCTGCTGAAAAATTATCAACCCAGATGAAATGGCATCAACTCGCAAATATTCAGACAGTAGAAAAACCGCATTATGCGAAACGGGGTAAGCCACAACCTGATGCTTTGCCCACCAGCATTAGTTATCGGATTACTGCGACGGTGATTCCTATAGACGCAGTAATCTTGGCTCAGAGACAGCGTTGTGGTAGGTTTATTTTAGCTACGAATATTCTTGATTCCTTACAATTCACGGCTGATGATGCTTTACGGGAATACAAGGCTCAACAGGGAACTGAGCGTGGTTTTCGTTTCCTCAAAGACCCTTTGTTTTTCACTTCCAGCGTTTTTCTCAAGTCCGCTAAACGCATTGAGGCTTTGGGCATGATTATGGTGCTTTGTTTGCTCGTTTATAATTTAGCCCAACGTCAACTCAGACTTGCTTTAGCTCTCGCTCAAGATACTATTCCCAATCAATTGGGTAAACCCACTAATTCCCCGACTTTGCGTTGGGTTTTTCAATGTTTTATGGCGGTTCATTTAGTTTCTTTTCAGAACCTGACTCAAGTTGCAAATTTGTCTCCTCTTCGCCTTCATATTTTGAATTTCTTTTCTCCCTCCTGCCAACGCTACTATCTCTTCCCTCTGCCTCTTTCCTAA
- a CDS encoding alpha-amylase family glycosyl hydrolase, translated as MFFKQFVLILVLILFATFNLPPKAIAAEQPTAIFHAFNQKYNDVEKFVCTLAEQGYSHIQISPAQKSNSGNEWWKRYQPFDYSVIEGLGSESDLKKLTDKAHSCNVQVIADVVFNHMANLDGNDGIEDISKFPNLSPSDFNTKSTRNPIDKPCNINYNDGNRITEVNCWLGGLPDLKFTDNVKTIQKAHLKKLLDLGIDGFRFDAAKHMPTEVVKEYIDYIDRESQGKTWNYLEVIEDSDTKAEDYNWIAAVEDFVLYNSMKNAFTFGGDLRSLPAIDINDQRSVTFGRNHDTIRELNAQAINPFNDATDSYLATAYILARQDGTPLIFNDDNLNSPYINFGVKFRQIMIQRGEEGRNVKENILKVTNSPTVLIMERGAEGLFVENKGMAKFDIPVLDLTLSNLEGCYRELRNNFTVVVENRNGKKYITKWGTWDRGGMNVVGRDALYFIREPFTLCQ; from the coding sequence ATGTTTTTCAAGCAATTTGTCTTAATCTTGGTGTTGATTCTGTTCGCAACTTTCAATCTTCCTCCTAAGGCGATCGCGGCAGAACAACCCACAGCGATTTTTCATGCGTTTAATCAAAAATATAACGATGTTGAAAAATTTGTCTGCACGTTAGCGGAGCAAGGATACTCGCACATTCAAATCTCTCCTGCACAGAAATCAAATTCAGGTAACGAATGGTGGAAGCGCTATCAACCATTTGATTACAGCGTAATTGAAGGATTGGGATCTGAAAGCGATCTAAAAAAACTTACCGATAAAGCGCATAGCTGCAATGTCCAAGTTATTGCGGATGTCGTTTTCAATCACATGGCGAACTTGGATGGTAACGATGGCATTGAAGATATATCGAAGTTCCCTAACCTTTCCCCAAGTGACTTTAATACTAAATCCACCAGAAATCCAATCGATAAACCTTGCAACATTAACTATAATGATGGCAATAGAATCACTGAAGTGAATTGTTGGCTGGGAGGACTTCCAGATCTAAAATTCACCGATAATGTCAAGACCATTCAAAAAGCACATCTAAAAAAATTACTAGACTTAGGAATTGATGGATTCCGATTTGATGCTGCCAAGCATATGCCAACAGAGGTTGTCAAAGAGTACATTGATTACATCGATCGAGAAAGCCAAGGCAAGACATGGAACTACCTTGAGGTGATCGAAGATAGTGATACAAAAGCAGAAGACTATAATTGGATTGCTGCAGTTGAAGATTTTGTTCTCTATAACTCGATGAAGAATGCGTTTACTTTTGGTGGTGACTTGCGATCGCTACCTGCAATTGATATTAACGACCAACGTAGTGTAACTTTTGGGAGAAATCACGACACAATTCGAGAACTTAACGCTCAGGCGATCAATCCCTTCAACGATGCTACCGATTCTTATCTTGCCACTGCCTATATATTAGCGAGACAGGATGGAACACCTCTAATTTTTAACGACGATAATCTTAATTCTCCGTATATCAATTTTGGTGTTAAATTTCGCCAGATCATGATTCAACGTGGAGAAGAGGGCAGGAATGTTAAAGAAAACATTTTGAAGGTTACGAATAGTCCAACAGTTCTAATTATGGAAAGAGGAGCAGAAGGTCTCTTTGTCGAAAACAAAGGAATGGCGAAATTCGATATTCCTGTACTAGATTTAACCCTATCCAATCTAGAAGGTTGCTATCGAGAGCTTCGCAATAACTTTACAGTTGTAGTTGAGAATCGCAACGGCAAAAAGTATATAACCAAGTGGGGAACTTGGGATCGTGGAGGCATGAACGTTGTAGGACGCGATGCTCTCTACTTCATCCGCGAACCATTTACTTTATGTCAATAG
- a CDS encoding LuxR C-terminal-related transcriptional regulator, protein MVVSKIERRKAFLDGARHALEGRLEIPKELRHGIELSDRELQILSLLCEESLTDKAIAQQMNLSLKTVQNCILRLKVKLDIDYFDENNTSTRVALCMQAIRRKLILP, encoded by the coding sequence GTGGTCGTCAGTAAAATCGAGCGCCGCAAAGCCTTTTTAGATGGAGCTAGACATGCCCTAGAAGGTAGGTTGGAAATCCCTAAGGAATTGCGACATGGAATTGAATTAAGCGATCGCGAACTCCAGATTTTATCATTACTATGTGAAGAATCTCTAACTGATAAGGCGATCGCCCAGCAAATGAATCTATCGCTTAAAACAGTTCAGAATTGCATACTCAGGTTAAAAGTTAAGCTAGATATCGATTATTTCGATGAGAATAATACTAGTACGAGGGTAGCTCTGTGTATGCAGGCAATACGAAGAAAGCTAATATTGCCATAA
- a CDS encoding sterol desaturase, translating into MEIILESIKAITTAAILLLLGDFFSTFFYHVPEHVFGKFHSIVHHGKNRSFLHYAVLTRNPLVLLDGILGAVPYFIFTPWLWQLSAVGTLIGLLLGEFHVVWRHVSILEWKTPEPIKTFCDFFFITTPERHWLHHQNAFAAFGDIFSFYEYPAEKWLLFLRFVRRKFKQLNQVDSTTINA; encoded by the coding sequence TTGGAAATTATTTTAGAGTCGATTAAGGCAATTACAACAGCAGCAATATTGTTGTTATTAGGCGACTTTTTTTCAACATTTTTCTATCATGTACCTGAGCATGTATTTGGCAAGTTTCACAGCATTGTGCATCATGGTAAAAATCGTAGCTTTCTCCATTATGCTGTTTTAACCAGAAATCCGCTTGTATTACTAGATGGTATTTTAGGTGCTGTTCCCTACTTCATATTTACACCTTGGCTATGGCAATTATCAGCTGTAGGAACTTTGATTGGACTTTTATTAGGTGAGTTTCATGTAGTGTGGCGACATGTTTCGATTTTGGAATGGAAAACACCCGAACCAATTAAAACTTTTTGTGATTTCTTCTTTATCACTACTCCAGAAAGACATTGGCTCCATCACCAAAATGCTTTTGCAGCTTTCGGAGATATTTTCTCATTCTATGAGTATCCTGCGGAAAAATGGTTGTTATTCTTACGCTTTGTTCGTCGCAAGTTTAAACAATTAAATCAAGTAGATAGCACAACTATTAATGCTTAG